TCGGATATATACGAATGGAATTTATTTGTCAAGCGCAAAATGCAGGGTTGCTGTCCGCCCTTCGTCCCATGATGACGAAATATCGGAAGCGGATGTTGAAGAAGCCAAAAAGTCGCTTTACGGCAAGATCGCGGTCTAAGAGACCGGCATGAACCACCTCACCGACACTAATGCCCTCCTCTGGCACTTCACCAACAAAAAGTCGCTTTTGATTTTAAGGCCCCCTTCATTTGACGCGCCGATCGGAAATCTCGCCGGCAGGGGGTTTCAAAAAGACCTTGCCAAGCTCCCGAGATTTCAGAGATGAGAAGGGTTTTTTTTAATTCCAGGTTTCGAACCGAAACGGTTTGATCGAGGAGATGATTTGAAAGTCCTTGCTGTTTTGAGTAATCAGCGTCGCGCCGATTCGCCGGCAGCAGAGCGCGATCAGGATATCGTTGATCAGCGCGAACCGCTTGGCTTTGAGATGGGGATGCTTGCGAATGATCTTCTGTCCGATCATCCCGGTTTCTTCCCAGTCCGGATAGAGGGGGTTGACGATTCGGTTCACGCGTTCGAACGGTTTGTA
The Nitrospiria bacterium DNA segment above includes these coding regions:
- a CDS encoding type II toxin-antitoxin system VapC family toxin, whose protein sequence is MAVRYVFDSNIYIRCMRDREFAVRREADYIRRIPFTYFCSVVVQELLLGCLHDLAVKRARAFYKPFERVNRIVNPLYPDWEETGMIGQKIIRKHPHLKAKRFALINDILIALCCRRIGATLITQNSKDFQIISSIKPFRFETWN